The DNA window ATGCGCCTGTCCGTGCTCGACCTGCCCGAAGGCAACGCCATGCGCGCGCCGGGCGAGGCGCCGGGCCTGATGGCGCTGGAAATCGCCGTCGACGAGCTGGCGGAAAAACTCAAGATGGACCCGGTGACGTTCCGCATCATCAACGATGTCACGCACGATCCGGCCAAGCGCGAGCGCAAGTTCTCGCAGCGGCGGCTGGTCGAGTGCCTGCGCAATGGCGCCGAACGCTTCGGCTGGAGCGCGCGCAGCGTGGAGCCCGGCAAGGTGCGCGACGGCCGCTGGCTGGTGGGCATGGGTGTCGCCGCCGCATTCCGCAACAACCTGGTGATGAAATCCGCCGCCCGCGTGCGCCTGGACGGCAAGGGCATCGTCACGGTCGAGACCGACATGACCGATATCGGTACCGGCACCTACACCATCATCGCCCAGACCGCCGCCGAAATGATGGGCCTGCCCATCGACAAGGTCGTGGTCAAGCTGGGCGACTCCGATTTCCCGGTCTCGGCCGGCTCGGGCGGGCAGTGGGGCGCCAACAGCGCAACCGCCGGCGTGTATGCCGCCTGCGTCAAGTTGCGCGAGGCGATCGCGCAAAAGGCCGGCTTGAACGCGGCCGAGGCCGAATTCACGGGCGGCTCGGTGCGCGCCGGCGGCAAGTCGGTCACGTTGCAGCAAGCCGCGCAGGATGGCGAGATCGTTGCCGAGGACACAATGGAGTACGGTGACCTGGACAAGAAGTACCAGCAATCGACCTTTGGCGCGCACTTCGTCGAAGTGGCGGTCGACGCCTACACCGGCGAAACGCGCATCCGCCGCATGTTGGCGGTGTGCGCGGCCGGGCGCATCCTCAATCCCAAGTCGGCGCGCAGCCAGGTGATCGGCGCGATGACGATGGGCGCCGGCGCCGCGTTGATGGAGCACCTTGTCGTCGACAAGCGTGGCGGCTTCTTCGTCAACCACGATCTGGCGGGCTATGAAGTGCCGGTGCACGCCGACATTCCACATCAGGAAGTGATTTTCCTGGAGGAGACCGATCCGATCTCATCGCCGATGAAGGCCAAGGGGGTGGGCGAGTTGGGCATTTGCGGCGTCGGCGCTGCCATCGCCAACGCGGTCTACAACGCCACCGGCGTGCGCGTGCGCGACTACCCGATCACGCTCGACAAGCTGATCGACAAGATGCCGCTGACCGCGTAAATAGTTCCATAAAGCAAT is part of the Oxalobacteraceae bacterium OTU3CAMAD1 genome and encodes:
- a CDS encoding xanthine dehydrogenase family protein molybdopterin-binding subunit — encoded protein: MKFTTPATTNPIDQLKLVGKPLDRIDGPLKTTGTAPYAYEQHEAAPNAAYGYVVGAAIAKGRIVSMDLAAAKRAPGVIAIVTADNAGKLGKGKMNTAKLLGGPEIQHYHQAVALVVAESFEQARAAAQLVQVKYAAAKGAYDLAKEKDKGVPHKDKENADSKVGDFASAFASAPVRIDATYTTPDQSHAMMEPHASIAKWDGDKVTLWTSNQMIAWSQGDVAKTLGIPKEKVRLVSPYIGGGFGGKLFLRSEALLAALGAKAANRAVKVTLQRPLMFNNTTHRPATIQRIRIGASREGKITAIGHESWSGDLPDGQPETAVNQTKLLYAGANRMTKMRLSVLDLPEGNAMRAPGEAPGLMALEIAVDELAEKLKMDPVTFRIINDVTHDPAKRERKFSQRRLVECLRNGAERFGWSARSVEPGKVRDGRWLVGMGVAAAFRNNLVMKSAARVRLDGKGIVTVETDMTDIGTGTYTIIAQTAAEMMGLPIDKVVVKLGDSDFPVSAGSGGQWGANSATAGVYAACVKLREAIAQKAGLNAAEAEFTGGSVRAGGKSVTLQQAAQDGEIVAEDTMEYGDLDKKYQQSTFGAHFVEVAVDAYTGETRIRRMLAVCAAGRILNPKSARSQVIGAMTMGAGAALMEHLVVDKRGGFFVNHDLAGYEVPVHADIPHQEVIFLEETDPISSPMKAKGVGELGICGVGAAIANAVYNATGVRVRDYPITLDKLIDKMPLTA